One genomic window of Bactrocera dorsalis isolate Fly_Bdor chromosome 4, ASM2337382v1, whole genome shotgun sequence includes the following:
- the LOC105222212 gene encoding glutamate--cysteine ligase, with product MGLLSEGSPLSWEETKKLANHVREHGITQFINLYHRLKDRTGDILKWGDEVEYIIVKFDDENRVARVSLKAPELLNYLNEKELADPKGVKSLWRPEYGAYMIEGTPGRPFGGLMAHFNLVEANMRYRREEVTEILDKDECVMSITNFPRLGAPEFTHPIYYPNPDDPNSSAKSLYFPDEAIFPAHPRFKTLTRNIRKRRGEKVAIKLKVFKDINTKLPVEGAPKGEPDVVALDAMGFGMGCCCLQLTFQACNINEARKLYDQLAPLCPIMLALTAASPIYRGYLTESDCRWNVISSSVDCRTEEERGLRPLSENKFRIAKSRYDSIDSYLSPEGAAYNDVPLTYDEQDYKRLRDGGIDPLLAQHVAHLFIRDTVSLFSEKIDQNDEEDTDHFENIQSTNWQTMRFKPPPPNSSIGWRVEFRPCEAQISDFENAAIVCFVVLLTRVILSYQLNFLIPISKVDENMQTAQKRDACRKEKFWFRKTSKKSCYINGNGVNGVHNGTKENGETNHEEYELLTVGEIFNGKADTFPGLVPLIRSYLQSMEVDPDTHCTIEQYLRFIEKRASGELITTATWMREQVLNHPDYKQDSVVSDRINYDLLKRIKDIQEGKVIEPTLLGKGNHSKTKDSLPPALQKQLALNGCCENK from the exons ATGGGTTTACTCAGCGAAGGCAGTCCACTCTCATGGgaggaaaccaaaaaattagCCAATCATGTGCGTGAACATGGCATCACGCAGTTTATAAATCTCTATCACAGGCTAAAGGATCGCACTGGCGACATACTCAAGTGGGGTGATGAGGTTGAATATATAATCGTCAAGTTTGACGATGAGAATCGCGTTGCACGTGTCTCATTGAAAGCGCCAGAATTGCTAAATTACCTTAATGAAAAAGAGTTAGCCGATCCCAAGGGCGTCAAATCGTTGTGGCGCCCCGAATATGGTGCTTACATGATCGAGGGTACACCAGGTAGGCCGTTTGGTGGCCTGATGGCACACTTCAATCTAGTGGAGGCGAATATGCGTTATCGGCGTGAAGAGGTCACAGAAATACTGGACAAAGATGAGTGTGTCATGTCCATAACGAATTTTCCACGTTTGGGCGCACCAGAATTCACACATCCCATCTACTATCCAAATCCGGACGATCCGAATAGCTCGGCTAAATCGCTATATTTCCCAGATGAAGCCATATTTCCAGCACATCCACGCTTCAAGACGTTAACACGTAATATACGTAAGCGACGTGGCGAGAAAGTCGCCatcaaattaaaagttttcaaagatATAAACACCAAACTACCCGTAGAGGGGGCACCCAAGGGTGAACCCGATGTCGTTGCACTCGACGCCATGGGCTTCGGTATGGGCTGTTGTTGTCTGCAACTTACATTCCAGGCCTGTAACATCAATGAGGCACGCAAATTGTATGATCAATTGGCGCCATTGTGCCCCATTATGTTAGCACTTACAGCAGCATCGCCCATATATCGTGGTTATTTAACCGAATCCGACTGTCGTTGGAATGTGATAAGCTCCTCAGTAGACTGCCGCACCGAGGAGGAGCGTGGTCTACGGCCACTAAGTGAAAATAAGTTCCGTATCGCAAAATCAAGATATGATTCGATCGATTCATATCTATCACCAGAGGGTGCCGCATACAATGACGTACCGCTCACATACGACGAACAAGATTACAAGCGTCTACGTGATGGTGGCATTGATCCGCTATTGGCGCAACATGTAGCACACTTGTTCATACGCGATACGGTTTCATTGTTTAGTGAGAAAATCGATCAAAATGACGAAGAGGACACGGATCACTTTGAGAATATACAATCCACCAATTGGCAGACAATGCGCTTCAAGCCGCCACCGCCGAATTCATCGATCGGCTGGCGCGTGGAGTTCCGGCCATGCGAGGCGCAGATAAGTGACTTTGAAAATGCTGCCATTGTCTGCTTTGTCGTGCTGCTGACACGAGTGATACTATCGTATCAGTTAAATTTCCTGATCCCCATTAGTAAG GTTGATGAAAACATGCAAACTGCTCAGAAGCGTGACGCTTGTCGCAAAGAGAAATTCTGGTTCCGCAAAACTTCTAAAAAGAGCTGCTACATAAATGGCAACGGCGTTAATGGCGTACACAACGGTACTAAGGAGAATGGCGAAACCAATCATGAGGAATACGAATTGTTGACAGTTGGCGAAATTTTCAATGGCAAG GCTGACACTTTCCCTGGTCTCGTGCCGCTCATTCGCAGCTATTTGCAGTCAATGGAAGTTGATCCTGACACTCATTGCACAATTGAGCAGTATTTACGCTTTATAGAGAAGCGTGCTTCTGGTGAGCTGATCACAACTGCTACTTGGATGCGCGAGCAAGTGTTAAATCATCCAGATTATAA ACAAGACTCCGTTGTAAGCGATCGCATCAACTACGATTTGCTCAAGCGAATCAAGGATATCCAGGAGGGCAAAGTGATCGAACCCACATTACTCGGTAAAGGCAATCATTCCAAAACGAAAGATTCGCTGCCGCCTGCACTGCAGAAGCAGTTGGCATTGAATGGCTGCTGCGAGAATAAATGA
- the LOC105222214 gene encoding nudC domain-containing protein 1, translating to MSKIVELRPDRNLIRNNFDGYKLSLDPVPLLRQELSYLPFRAETNEDQYSLLHAELFSMQNLLHVDPWSRTICYYISRLGEIIRTAYNESTGRGESMQIVCRLNTPARRVKGDYNYSMRFISEKYCVICDGIEGIYLFDTKDRLKATEWILIAETNLNNEALGERNYMLFDCRLDIVQEKKQISMAIGRIKRIDNVTAGGSSHFMHLHWGKWIQNENWDFSVIDTLEGKGSLYYCAFEPRAESLIICSNHEYSFRSKNTYGTSEINVEKAELHDENYEIGGFTWSQTDEDIIIKFDVKEGKERSDYNIKYVANKLTVKVGEEVLLDNELYDKIDQDLTTWTIENNYLQITLIKQNQSSSWLSLLKNNAGPKETLDDNRQSDLPIDQKPIANLETPIEDCDFPMGTIDDEIKIGRYHMPSKSVTHAVLFGSTPPIFSTILRPGFPNALAIRQDVDAGLWLQQYNPSKPEDWSLRHEGNLHAFGYVQASKQQRKFVDCSPDLNYAIICESHRHVFLYKSNYDGADGLRNRYGPQVQIGKQHLITLEDAGEVLGLATAEHVVTILTERCILHLQLS from the exons atgtcTAAAATTGTAGAATTGCGCCCTGATCGTAATCTCATACGAAACAATTTCGATGGTTACAAGTTGTCGTTAGATCCGGTGCCACTGTTACGCCAGGAGCTGTCTTACCTTCCTTTTAGAGCTGAGACCAATGAAGACCA GTATTCTCTATTGCACGCGGAACTCTTCTCCATGCAAAATTTGCTTCATGTGGATCCTTGGTCTCGTACAATTTGCTATTATATTAGTCGCCTTGGAGAAATTATAAGGACTGCTTATAATGAATCAACCGGTCGTGGTGAATCAATGCAAATCGTTTGCCGCCTAAATACGCCCGCTAGACGTGTGAAAGGAGATTACAATTATTCCATGCGCTTTATATCTGAAAAGTACTGTGTTATATGCGATGGTATTGAAGGCATTTATTTATTCGACACAAAAGATCGTCTTAAGGCAACCGAATGGATTTTGATTGCCGAAACGAACTTAAACAATGAGGCGCTTGGAGAGCGTAATTATATGCTATTCGATTGTCGCTTGGATATTGTGCAGGAGAAAAAACAAATTAGTATGGCAATTGGTAGAATTAAGAGGATTGACAACGTCACTGCGGGTGGATCAAGTCATTTCATGCACTTGCATTGGGGAAAATGGATACAAAATGAAAACTGGGATTTTTCGGTAATTGATACCCTTGAAGGTAAAGGATCTTTGTATTACTGTGCCTTTGAACCTCGTGCGGAATCCCTGATTATATGTTCGAATCATGAATATAGTTTTCGTTCTAAAAACACGTATGGTACTAGCGAAATTAATGTTGAAAAAGCTGAGCTCCACgacgaaaattatgaaattggGGGTTTCACTTGGTCACAAACAGACGAAGACATCATAATCAAATTTGACGTTAAGGAAGGAAAAGAAAGATCAGATTATAACATAAAATACGTCGCTAATAAACTCACGGTAAAAGTAGGCGAGGAAGTGCTTCTTGATAATGAGCTATACGATAAGATTGATCAAGATTTGACGACATGGACTATC gaAAACAATTATCTAcaaataactttaattaaacaaaatcaaTCTTCGAGCTGGTTATCACTCCTCAAGAACAATGCTGGACCTAAAGAAACGTTAGATGACAACAGACAATCCGATTTGCCTATTGATCAAAAGCCTATAGCAAATTTAGAGACACCCATCGAAGATTGTGACTTTCCAATGGGTACTATCGACGATGAAATCAAAATTG GTCGCTATCATATGCCAAGTAAGTCGGTTACACACGCTGTTTTGTTTGGATCAACGCCTCCGATATTTTCCACTATTTTGCGTCCCGGGTTTCCTAACGCTTTGGCGATACGACAAGACGTTGATGCTGGGCTTTGGTTGCAACAGTATAATCCATCCAAACCTGAAGATTGGTCTCTTCGACATGAGGGCAACTTGCATGCATTTGGATATGTCCAAGCTTCCAAACAACAACGAAAGTTCGTTGATTGCTCACCGGACTTAAACTACGCAATTATTTGTGAATCGCATCGTCatgtttttctttacaaatCAAATTACGACGGAGCTGATGGATTAAGAAACCGTTATGGTCCACAAGTTCAAATAGGCAAGCAGCATTTAATAACACTTGAAGACGCTGGCGAAGTGCTAGGATTAGCGACTGCTGAACATGTAGTAACAATACTTACCGAACGTTGTATTTTACATTTGCAGTTAAGTTAA